A section of the Flaviflexus equikiangi genome encodes:
- the priA gene encoding bifunctional 1-(5-phosphoribosyl)-5-((5-phosphoribosylamino)methylideneamino)imidazole-4-carboxamide isomerase/phosphoribosylanthranilate isomerase PriA, which yields MTAPLQLLPAIDVVDGRAVRLLRGEAGTETGYGDPKDVAKDWVAGGATFIHLVDLDAAFGRGDNRDLIREIVAESTVRIELSGGIRDDETLSAALDAGATRVNLGTAALEDPAWTERVIKEYGDRIAVGLDVRGHTLSARGWTRDGGELFEVLDRLNAAGCSRYVVTDVAKDGTMEGPNTVLLSEVCAHTDAPVIASGGVSSLADIAALRALTGEGVEGAIVGKALYAGAFTLPQAIEVAGEQ from the coding sequence AGGCCGGAACCGAGACGGGCTATGGCGATCCCAAGGATGTGGCCAAGGACTGGGTCGCCGGCGGCGCGACCTTCATCCACCTCGTCGACCTCGACGCGGCGTTCGGCCGGGGCGATAATCGTGACCTCATCCGCGAGATCGTGGCCGAATCGACTGTCCGCATCGAGCTCTCCGGCGGCATCCGCGACGACGAGACCCTGTCCGCAGCCCTCGATGCTGGCGCGACGAGAGTCAACCTGGGCACCGCCGCACTGGAAGATCCGGCATGGACGGAGCGTGTCATCAAAGAGTATGGCGATCGCATCGCTGTCGGGCTCGACGTGCGCGGGCACACCCTGTCCGCTCGAGGCTGGACGAGGGACGGCGGGGAACTGTTCGAGGTCCTCGACCGCCTCAATGCTGCCGGATGTTCGCGCTACGTCGTCACCGATGTCGCCAAGGACGGGACGATGGAGGGGCCGAACACGGTCCTGCTGTCCGAGGTGTGCGCCCACACGGACGCCCCGGTCATCGCCTCCGGGGGAGTGTCCTCCCTTGCCGACATCGCCGCCCTGCGAGCATTGACAGGCGAAGGCGTCGAGGGTGCCATCGTCGGCAAGGCGCTCTACGCAGGCGCCTTCACTCTCCCGCAGGCTATCGAGGTGGCGGGGGAGCAGTGA
- a CDS encoding SseB family protein: MSLAQDKLRPNPFAGDTGDIDPRLAEALDHDDFAPRLEAIIAVIADVRVLVPVLAHEHPGRTESGGVVAHGGMEKDPCTAAAMLAVEAPDGRAAMPIFSSVAALHAWNPSARPVPVHTQNAAIAALAEADGLLVLDPGSDRPMLLGRPAVNALATGETWRPPWKDDELPTILARALAGIDGLKGLQITPGRKAETAIVLAVDGSAPREQVSAALAEASRRLAHIDELQHRLDSIELVPARTA, from the coding sequence GTGAGTCTCGCACAGGATAAGCTCCGCCCCAACCCGTTCGCCGGAGACACGGGAGACATCGACCCCAGGCTGGCGGAGGCTCTCGACCATGATGACTTCGCTCCGCGTCTCGAAGCGATCATTGCGGTGATCGCGGACGTCCGCGTCCTCGTCCCCGTGCTCGCGCACGAACACCCCGGCCGGACCGAGAGCGGCGGAGTCGTGGCGCACGGCGGGATGGAGAAAGACCCGTGCACGGCTGCCGCGATGCTGGCCGTCGAAGCACCGGATGGTCGTGCCGCCATGCCGATCTTCTCCTCTGTCGCCGCCCTCCATGCCTGGAATCCGAGCGCCCGGCCCGTTCCCGTCCACACCCAGAACGCCGCGATCGCCGCTCTCGCAGAGGCCGACGGCTTGCTCGTCCTCGACCCGGGGTCCGACCGGCCCATGCTTCTCGGCCGGCCCGCCGTCAACGCACTCGCCACCGGGGAGACGTGGCGCCCGCCGTGGAAGGATGACGAGCTTCCCACGATTCTTGCCAGGGCGCTTGCGGGGATCGACGGTCTGAAGGGCCTTCAGATCACTCCCGGGCGGAAGGCCGAGACGGCGATCGTTCTCGCAGTCGATGGATCTGCACCGCGCGAGCAGGTCTCTGCCGCCCTCGCTGAGGCGAGCCGGCGGCTCGCGCACATCGACGAGCTCCAGCATCGCCTCGACTCGATCGAGCTCGTTCCCGCACGCACGGCGTAA
- the infC gene encoding translation initiation factor IF-3, with amino-acid sequence MIPLLRARTRRDDRGAIINEPRVNERIRVPKVRLVGPAGEQVGVVRVEDALRLAQEANLDLVEVAPNSEPPVCKLMDYGKYKYEAAMKARDARRNQVNTQLKEIRLRLKIDTHDYETKKGHAERFLNGGDKVKVMIQFRGREQSRPEMGVKLLQRMADDLAELGTIESHPRQDGRNMVMVIAPLKKKSEAKSDQRRRREAEREARRADKAD; translated from the coding sequence GTGATACCTCTGCTCCGTGCGCGTACACGTCGAGACGACAGAGGAGCAATTATTAACGAACCAAGAGTCAACGAGCGGATCCGGGTGCCCAAGGTACGTCTTGTCGGCCCCGCCGGCGAGCAGGTTGGTGTAGTCCGCGTTGAAGACGCACTACGCCTTGCACAGGAAGCCAATCTTGATCTTGTCGAGGTTGCACCGAACTCTGAGCCGCCTGTCTGCAAGCTCATGGATTACGGCAAGTACAAGTATGAGGCCGCGATGAAGGCCCGCGATGCTCGTCGTAACCAGGTCAATACGCAGCTCAAGGAGATCAGACTTCGCCTCAAGATCGACACCCACGACTACGAAACCAAGAAGGGTCACGCAGAGCGTTTCCTCAATGGTGGCGACAAAGTCAAGGTGATGATCCAGTTCCGTGGACGCGAGCAGTCCCGCCCGGAAATGGGAGTCAAGCTGCTTCAGAGGATGGCCGACGACCTCGCCGAGCTCGGCACCATCGAATCCCACCCCCGCCAGGATGGCAGGAACATGGTGATGGTGATCGCCCCGCTCAAGAAGAAGTCCGAAGCGAAATCCGACCAGCGTCGCCGCCGCGAGGCAGAGCGCGAAGCGCGCCGGGCCGACAAGGCCGACTAA
- the rpmI gene encoding 50S ribosomal protein L35 — protein MPKMKTHSGAKKRFRVTGSGKVMRERAGKRHLLEHKPSRRTRRLSNDQVLSPADAKNVKKMLGR, from the coding sequence ATGCCTAAAATGAAGACGCACTCTGGTGCCAAGAAGCGCTTCCGCGTTACCGGTTCCGGCAAGGTCATGCGCGAGAGGGCTGGCAAGCGCCACCTGCTCGAGCACAAGCCCTCCCGCCGTACCCGCCGCCTGTCGAACGACCAGGTCCTCAGCCCGGCAGATGCCAAGAACGTTAAGAAGATGCTCGGCCGCTAA